The genomic stretch CAGATATGATGAAATCAAATCTTTAAAGTCATCTTTATTGTCTATAATTGCTATTATCTGATTAAGAGGAACCCTCCAGCCCCAAACATTATCACGAAATGTCCAAAATTGAATTGCCGAAAGTTGTTTATGATTAAAGTCGGTATTCTTTATATCATTCCAAATATAGCGCCAAAAAGGAGCCCATTTACTGTAATCTACAATGCGCATTAATTCAGCGATAAGAAAGAATATCTCTCGGATACGCTTTTCTTTTGCACAGCCATATTCAAAATTATCTATCAATCTGAATAAAAGCTTCTCTTTATTTTGTAGACTGATTTCTTCGTTGAAAATAATGTCTTGCCCAAACTTTCTTAGGGATTCTTCTTCTGATGAACCACCCGAATACACCAAAAAATGACATATACCCTGAAACAAATTTTCTGTTATTAGTTCTTTGAAGAAATGGTAATTTGATAAAGCAGAGTCCCAATAACAGCTTTGGTGTTTAAGCAATAGGCCGCTTTCTTCAATAAGATAAAAATACTGTAAGGCCTTCCAATAGTTTTGTTTGTCTTTGGGAATTCCGCCAATGGATATAGTTTTCCCTTTATTTCTTAGTGAATCAGCTGGTTTCAGTTCAATATCATTTTTCTTCTCATGAAAATAATCTGTTATAGAACCTAACGAAATATAACTCTTGCTATTTAATAAACTGATTTCAGATTGTATATTGTCCCTTTTCTCGTGACGGCCATGAAGGACTAGGCTATAATTTTCCATCAGCCAAAGTTTTTCTTGCGGATTCGTTTCTTTTTCTATAGCTTGTTCAAGCAGTTTCTTAATCTGGATTGAAGCATCTTTATCATTTTTTTGGAATAAATTAATCAGAAAACATTTTTTTAACAACCATTGTCCTACACATGATTCACTTTCCTCTGGTTTCCAGCTTAAAAGGAAGTTTGACAGTTTTTCAAATTCCAGTCTGTTTGCATAAAATAATCCTGTCTGATAACTAATTTCATTCATGTATGAATCAATTTTTTGTGATTCCAGAGAAGAAATGGAAAGAACTTGTTTAATTTTAGTACACCATCCAGAAAACTGATCAAAATCATTATGAAGACGGTAAGTTTTTAGAACTAAAATTAAATAATCTACCCAGAGTAAGACTTTTTTTTCTTCATTAATAAAATCTTCTAATGGTAAATTTTGTAATTCCTGTTCAACTTCATTAAATCCATTGTCTGGGAAATAATAATGAGGTAACAATAAATATGTCTTTGAAAACAGTATACTTTTCTCTAATAATGCCCAAATATCATGATTATCTTTCCAATGTGATTTGATAGCTGGAAGCAAAACATTTGTAGCACGTACAATTCCATAAGGATGTGGAAGTCTTGGAAGAATATCTTCGGGGACGAGTATAGAATCTGCATTATCAGTTTTTCCTTTTAATTGAGAATCCCAAAAACTGAAATATTTGTCCCTTTGAAATTCAATAAACTCATCACTTGAACTAGAATTAAAATCTTCCTGGCTTCTTTTTAAATACTCAAAGAATTCCGTTAATGCTTTCTTTATTTCCCATTCCTGGGAGTCTTTTTTATTATTTTGCGGGTGATTATTCGCATATAGCCAATTATAAATATCTGATAAAATAATTCTAGTTATATTGTGATTTTTAAAATAGAGCTCGGTTGCTTTTTCACGACGAACATCAACGGGATCTGATACATCAATAAAGAATATTGGTAACGGTTTATTTATTGAACCATTTTTTTTAAGAAGATCTCTTACCCAATATATCCAACTTTTAAAGTTTGGATCATCTCCTGAAAAACCTATCATGCAGAGAGATTCTTGTAATACCTTGGCCTGCATAAATGTAGTAAAACCATAATGCTTATTTGGATAATTCTCATAATCATTTCTTGTTATAATATATT from Candidatus Delongbacteria bacterium encodes the following:
- a CDS encoding SIR2 family protein, with translation MAEISTTNNENLIKICSYLYNDQMSAFIGSGFSKNADKRFPSWNQLLFNMVEELYREEIDTSLESIKLDKRYRWKCKKTKSEKILEKKKEIISRIINRQGVTNIPEEYIRYKGRREDLTEYIEENILSIDSSLSLRNLKLHQQLLQLRFVDVCTTNYDSALEKAAELLTTDLTQWKVVTSSDELLDSPRKRIIKLHGSLRRDNNRYNFDGIQDYQYIITRNDYENYPNKHYGFTTFMQAKVLQESLCMIGFSGDDPNFKSWIYWVRDLLKKNGSINKPLPIFFIDVSDPVDVRREKATELYFKNHNITRIILSDIYNWLYANNHPQNNKKDSQEWEIKKALTEFFEYLKRSQEDFNSSSSDEFIEFQRDKYFSFWDSQLKGKTDNADSILVPEDILPRLPHPYGIVRATNVLLPAIKSHWKDNHDIWALLEKSILFSKTYLLLPHYYFPDNGFNEVEQELQNLPLEDFINEEKKVLLWVDYLILVLKTYRLHNDFDQFSGWCTKIKQVLSISSLESQKIDSYMNEISYQTGLFYANRLEFEKLSNFLLSWKPEESESCVGQWLLKKCFLINLFQKNDKDASIQIKKLLEQAIEKETNPQEKLWLMENYSLVLHGRHEKRDNIQSEISLLNSKSYISLGSITDYFHEKKNDIELKPADSLRNKGKTISIGGIPKDKQNYWKALQYFYLIEESGLLLKHQSCYWDSALSNYHFFKELITENLFQGICHFLVYSGGSSEEESLRKFGQDIIFNEEISLQNKEKLLFRLIDNFEYGCAKEKRIREIFFLIAELMRIVDYSKWAPFWRYIWNDIKNTDFNHKQLSAIQFWTFRDNVWGWRVPLNQIIAIIDNKDDFKDLISSYLLDERFKELELYSIRSNPHFRIVLQELLKEPVQSADILRPENSKTESIFSFLTKQHKKSVVSLIDRNDLGKYSKNLLFNAMLFVQPDDAISEYLFNLCIEYIKSLPDNSFPGKFPVSQYFNALNRANFDKGTCLKAIFDSYVSKWESIQKYIDTHFDSEIDSWGNIPANNCLPYYEFFKANRDVLNDTKSNQFMEEIENTSKKFIDSNGNIENKIISSDIFDLEKLMSDIIDDQINYPSINNHKTILLMINRILFIDHVKNESLLFLLVRLFYRYKNDENVLLIYKESIQLLLEKYKEIASFHDRIYIEDHCIRIVDFFEPLIAGDSVYEYWKEKKENSPFFEVRNLTKLIFIQADE